The genomic window CGCCCTGGTTCGGCAAGGTGCATGACAAGTTCAAGACCCCCTCCCACGCCACGGTGCTCACGGGCTTCCTGGTGGCGATTCCCGCGGCCCTGCTCAACATCGACGAGGTGGTGGAGCTGGCCAACATCGGCACCCTGTTCGCCTTCGTCATCGTCTGCGTCGCCGTCCTCGTCCTGCGCAAGCGCCGCCCCGAGGCCCCGCGGAAGTTCCTCATGCCCTTCGCCTGGGTCATCGCCCCCCTGGGGATCCTGGGCTGCGTCTGGATCGCGCGGGGCCTGCCGGCCATTACCTGGTACCGCTTCTTCGCCTGGCTGGCCATCGGCCTGGTGGTCTACTTCTTCTACGGCTCCCGCAAGAGCCGCCTGGGGACGCCGACTGCGTCATGATAAGCGTGGAGTTGGCGCCATGTTCACCGGCCTGATCAGACATCTCGGCACGCTCGAATCCCGCACCTCCCGGCCTGGCGGCGCCCGGCTGCGCATCGCGTCCCCGGCGGACCTCCTGACCCGCGCCGAGCTGGGCGCCAGCATCGCCGTGAACGGCGCCTGCCTCACGAGCGTGGCTGTGGATGGGCGGGCCTGGGAGGCGGACCTCAGCGAAGAGACGCTGGAGAAGACCACCCTGGGCCGCCTGCCCCTGGGAGCTTCCCTGCACCTCGAACCCGCCCTGCGGGTGGGCGATCCGCTGGACGGCCACCTGGTCTCGGGCCATGTCGACGGCCTCGGACAGTTGCTGTCGCGCCCCCAGGGCCAGGGCGGCCTCGACGAGGGCATCTGGCGGTTCGCCATGGCCCCGGCCCTGGCGCCCATGATCGCGCCCAAGGGCTCCGTGGCCGTGGACGGCATCTCGCTCACGGTGGTGGACTGCGGCACCGACTGGTTCACCGTGGCCCTCATCCCCGAGACCGTGACCCGCACGGCCCTCCACCACCTGCGCCCCGGCACCGCCGTCAACCTGGAAGCCGATCCCATCGGCCGCTTCGTGGCCCGGGCCCTGGCCCTGCGGGGCAGCGACGAGAAGCTGACCCGCTTCGCCCAGGGGGGCTGGGGCCGCTGACGGCCGGGTTGCTCCGGGCCGCCGGACCTCCCGGTCAGGCCCTCCCCCGGTCCCCCGAGGCGATGCCCTTGAGGAGCTCCACCACCTCGGCGGCGGAGGCCGGCCGGGCGGCGATGTCCTTGGCCATGAGGCGCTGCAGCAGATCCGCGTAGACCGGCGGCAGCTCCGGAACGGCGGTCCGCACATCCGGAGCCGGCGTCTCGAGCTGGTGGCGCAGGATGTCCTGGACCTCGCCGCCCTCGAAGGGCGGGCGCCCCGCGCTGAGTTCGTAGAGCATCACGCCCAGGGCGTAGAGGTCCGTGCGGGGATCCGCCCGTTCACCCCGCACCTGCTCCGGCGCCATGTAGCGCGGCGTGCCGAAGATCAGGCCCTCGCGGGTCGCCCCCGTCGCGGCCACGGGGGCCGCCAGGCCGAAATCCATGAGCTTGGCGTCGCCCCGGGCATCGAAGAGCACATTGAGGGGCTTGATGTCCCGGTGCACCACGCCCACGGCATGGGCAGCCTCCAGCCCTTCCGCCACCTGGCGCCCGATGCGCAGGGCCAGGGGCAGGGGCAGGCGGCCGCGGTCGTCCAGCAGCTGCTTGAGCGTCACGCCCTTGAGGTATTCCATGGTCACGAAGGGGACCCCGTCCGCTTCCCCGAAATCATGGGTGCGCAGCACATGGCGGTGGGTGATCCGACGGGCCAGCCGGATCTCCTGCTTGAGCTGGCCCAGAAAGGCCGGATCGAGGCCGCGCTCGGGGCGGAGGATCTTGATGGCCACCTCCTCGTCCAGCTGCTGATCCCGGGCCTTCAGCACCAGGCCCATGCCGCCCCGGCCCAGCACCGACTCCAGGCGATAGCGGCCCGCAAAGAGATCGCCCTCCTTCAGCACCAGCCGCCGCTGGGAGCCCACGGCCTCGCCCGTCAGGGCCGGCCGTTCACCGGGCATCGGCACCGTGGCCTCCATGTCCACCACGGCGAGGTCTTCGGTGCCGGGGCCCGGATGGCCGGGGGCAGCGCGCAGCGGGGCCAGCGCGGCCAGCAGGTCATCCTTGGCCTTCAGCTCGCCGAGAAGGGCCCGGAAAGCCGAGGTGAGGGCCCCGACCTCGTCCCCAACCTCGCCTCCGGCCGGGCCGGGGGGCAGGCCGGGGCGGCCCCCCAACGCCAGCTCCGCCGTGGCCTCGGTGAGCCGAGCCAGGGGGGCCGTCACGCTCCGGGCTGCATGCAGCGCCAAGGCCAGGGCCACCAGCAGGCCCCCGAAGCCGGTTCCGAGGATGATCCACTGCAGCCGCCGGAACGGGGCCATGAAGGGATCCAGGGGCAGCAGCAGGGCCGTGGCCAGCTCGTGCTTCAGCCCATCCGTCCCCCGCAGGGGCGTAATGCGGCCCAGGTAGTCCGCGCCGTGGATCCGGAACGCCAGCAGCCCCGAAGGCTGGCCCTGGAGGAGGGCCGCCCGGATGGGGGCGTAGCGGACGCCCTCCAGGGCCGCCGCCAAGCCTGCCTGGGCAGCGGGCTCCAGGGTGCTGCCGACGATGCGACCCCGGCTGAGGAGGGCCACCTGGGAAGGAGGCTCGGCCCGGCCCACGGCCGTGTCCCGGAGGTCCGCCGCGGCCCGGTCCCCCAGCCGGATCCCCACCAGCATGGCGCCGATGAGGTCACCGCCCGGCAGCCGCAGGGGGCGGGCCACCGCCAGGTAGAAGCCCGCATGGGTGCCCGAGGGGAACTCGAGGAAGCCCGCGTACGAGGGGCCCTCGATGCCCGCGGCCCGGGCGCCTTCGGGATCCAGGGCCATCTGGGCGATGGCCACATCGCCGTAGTCCCGACGCCCGCCATCCGTGGTGCAGGACAGGCGGCGCCCATCCGGGCGGACGATGGCGGCGACATCCGCCTGGAGGTTCGGAAGGCTCTGCAGCAGGTGATCGCGGACACTGGCCTCGTCCCCGCGCTTGGCGGCGCTGTCGAGATAGGCACTGTTGGTGCTCTGGGCGACGAAGACCTCCAACCCGGCGTCCAGCACGCGGGCCTCCTGGGGGATGTGCTTGTCCAGCACGCGGCCCGCCGTGCGAAGCCCCCGTTCGGCGGCGTCCCGCGCCCCCTTCTGGGCCTGCTGGTAGGCCACGCCCAGCACCGCCCCCACCACCAGCACCACCAGGAGCGCCGTGCGCAAGAAGAACTTCCAGGCGAGGGAATGGGGCCAGCGCACCGGGGCCATCGGGGGTCCTTCGAGGTAGATTGGTGGACGATCTTACCCTTACCTCCGATGGGCCACCGGCCGAATCCGCCTTTCGCGGAGTCCCGGCGGCCCCCGGGCGGAACCCGAGGAGGTCCATGAACGAACGGCACAGCCTCCAGACGGTCCTCGGTGGGCCCTCCGCATGAGCCGGATCCGGAGCCTCCTGCTGCTGGCCGCGGCCTGGCCGATCCTGGCCGGCGAGCTGAAGGGCCCGGTCACGATCCTGCGCAAGGACGGCCGGCGCCTCGAAACCCTCGTGGACGGCCTGGCCATGCTGGAGCCCCTGGGGCCCAAGCCCAAGGTGGAGAAGCGTCCCCCCACCCGCATCCGCACGCTGGGCAAGCGGTTCATCCCCCGGGTCTCCTGGACCACGCCGGGCAGCGAGGTGGCGTTCCCCAACCTGGATCACATCCTCCACAATGTGTTCAGCCCCTGTTGCGCGAACCCCTTCGACACGGGCCTCTACCAGCCGGGCGACTCGCCGCGCATCACCGTGCAGAAGCCCGGCCTCGTGAAGCTCTACTGCAATGTGCACAACGGCATGAACGCCTTCCTGTGGGTGGTCGAGACGCCCTGGGTGCAGCCCCTGGACGCGCGCACCGGCCTGGATTTCCGGGAGCTCCCCCCCGGTCCCTACCGGCTGAGGATCTGGCACCCGGAAACCGGGGAGAAGGTGTGGATGGTGAGCATCGGCGAAGGGACCACCCGCGGCGACTGGACCCTCAGCGCCACCCTGCCCGCCGTCGAGCCCCACAAGAACAAGTTCGGCCAGGACTACCCGCCCGCCAAGGACGAGAGCTCGTACTGAGAGGTCGTCACCAAGCCCGGCGCTACTCCCGGGCGCCCTTGCGGATGCGGTCCATCTCGCGCTTCTGTTCGCGCTGCTTCAGGGCCTCGCGCTTGTCGCTGTGGGCCTTGCCCTCGGCCAGGGCCACCTTCACCTTGATCATCCCCTGGTCGTTCAGATAGATCGCCAGGGGGATGATGGTCAGGCCCTTGCGCACCACCTTGGCCGTCATCTTGGTGATCTCGGCCTTGTGCAGCAGCAGCTTGCGGGGCCGCAGGGGCTCGTGGTTGGCATCCGTGCCGAACGCGTAGGGAGAGATGTGGGCCTGCTTCAGCCAGAGCTCGCCGCCCACGGCATCCACATAGGCATCCTGAAGCTGGCCCAGGCCCGCCCGGAGGGACTTGACCTCGGTGCCCTGCAGGGCGATCCCCGCCTCCCAGGTCTCGAGGACATGGTAGTCGTGGAAGGCTTTGCGGTTGCGGACGAGATCTTCGGACATCGGAACAGTGTAGCGTCCCGGTACACTGGCGCTTTTGGGACGCCCCGATGCTGCAGAAGATCCTCGCCCCGATCGTCGCCTGGATGGTGGCCGTCATGGCCGCCATGGGGCCCCTCGGCGTCATGCTGCTCATGGCCATCGAAAGCGCCTGCATCCCCCTGCCCAGCGAAGTGATCATGCCCTTCGCGGGCTACCTCGCCTACAAGGGGCAGCTCACCTTCTTCGGCCTCGGCGCGGGCAATCCCGTGGCCCAGATCTGGATCGCGGGCATCTTCGGCGCCATCGGCTGCAACCTGGGCAGCGTCCCCGCCTACGAGGTGGGCGCCTGGGGCGGGAGGCGCGCCGTGGAGAAGTACGGCCGCTACATCTGGCTGCACACGGGCCACCTGGATCAGGCCCACCGCTTCTTCGAGCGGTTCGGCCCCTGGGCCATCTTCATCGGCCGCCTGCTGCCCGTCGTACGCACCTTCATCGCCCTGCCGGCCGGCATCGCCCGCATGGACCGCACCCGCTTCCACCTCTACACCTTCGCCGGCAGCCTGCCCTGGTGCCTGGGCCTGGCCTGGGTGGGCTACAAGCTCGGCGAGAAGTGGAACACCCTCGGGCAGTACTTCCACAAGCTGGATGCCGTCATCGGCGTGCTGATCGTGGCGGGCGTGGTGTGGTTCTTCTACGACCACTTCAAGCACCGGGCCAAGGGCTGATTCCCGCGCGGTGCCGCGGGAAGCAATCACTGACCCTAGCCGAGGATCCGGTTGCCGCTGGCTCCCCAGGGCTGGAGCGCCTGCAGGGCGGGCTGGACGGGCTTGCCCGGACGCTGGAGCTGGGTGAGTTCCAGGGCGCCTTCCGGCGTGGTGAGCCAGGCGCCCTCCTTGCCCCAGAGCAGCTGGCCGGGATCGCGGTAGCAGGTGCGCAGGGCTCCCACGGCGCAGACCTTGAGGGCCTGGCCCTCCATCTGCAGTTCGGAGCCGGGCCAGGGCCAGAGGGCCCGCACCTGGCGGTGCAGGTCCGCTGCGGGACGGCGCCAGTCCAGGGGGCTCATGTCCTTGCGGAGCTTCGAGGCGTAGGTCGCCAGTTCGTGCCGCTGCTCCGCGGGTTTGCCGCAGCCGCAGAGCAGGAGGGGCAGCTGGTCCATGAGCAGGTCGGCGGCATCCTTGGAGAGGGCGGCCAGCAGGCTCTCGGCGGTGTCCTCCTGGCCGATGGGCCGGCGGGACTGGGCCAGCACGGGCCCCTCGTCCAGCCCTTCGGTCAGGCGCATGAGGCTGACGCCGGTCTCCTCGTCGCCGGCCATCAGGGCGTGGTTCACCGGGGCCGCGCCGCGCCAGTGGGGCAGCAGGGAGAAGTGCAGGTTCCACACGCCCCGGGGGCAGGAGTCCAGCATCCAACGCGGGAGGAGGTGGCCGTAGGCGACCACGATGGCCAGGTCGATCTGCAGGAATTCCCAGAGTTCCCGGACCTCCGGCACCCGCCAGCTCAGGGGCTGGTGGACGGGCAGGCCCAGGTCCAGGGCGGCCGCCTTCACAGGCGGTGCCTCGACATGGCGCCCCCGGCCCGAGGGCCGGTCGGGATTGCAGAACACGGCCTCGATGCCTTCCTCGGCGAGGGCCCTCAACGACGGAACGGCCGCGCGGGGGGTGCCGAGGAAGGCAATTCGGGTCATGACCGGGCCTGTTTCTGGTATTTGCGCTGGATGACCTGACGCTTCACCGGGCCGAAGTATTCCACGAAGAGCCGGCCGCGCAGGTGGTCGATCTCGTGGCAGAAGGCCCGGGCCATCAGATCTTCACCCACCAGCTCGTGCCAGCTGCCGTCCTTCGCCCGGTTCCGGATCGTCACCTTCTGGGGGCGCTCCAGCACCTCGCGGACGCCCGGGATGGACAGGCAGCCCTCGGGCCCGACCTGGACCCCTTCCTCCAGGATGATCTCGGGGTTGATGAGGATGATCCTCTGGGCCGGATCCTCGCCACAGGAGCAGTCGATCACCGCCAGGTTCAGGTTCCGGCCGATCTGGGGGGCCGCGAGCCCCACGCCCTCTTCAAAGAGGGTGGTCTCGAACATGTCCTCCGAGAGCTGCTCCAGCTCGGGGGTCCATTCACCCACATCCTCGCTGTTCTTCTTGAGGCGGGGATCCCCCCAGGTGATCACGGGCAAGACGGCCATGCAAACG from Geothrix sp. includes these protein-coding regions:
- a CDS encoding riboflavin synthase, which codes for MFTGLIRHLGTLESRTSRPGGARLRIASPADLLTRAELGASIAVNGACLTSVAVDGRAWEADLSEETLEKTTLGRLPLGASLHLEPALRVGDPLDGHLVSGHVDGLGQLLSRPQGQGGLDEGIWRFAMAPALAPMIAPKGSVAVDGISLTVVDCGTDWFTVALIPETVTRTALHHLRPGTAVNLEADPIGRFVARALALRGSDEKLTRFAQGGWGR
- a CDS encoding serine/threonine-protein kinase, producing MRTALLVVLVVGAVLGVAYQQAQKGARDAAERGLRTAGRVLDKHIPQEARVLDAGLEVFVAQSTNSAYLDSAAKRGDEASVRDHLLQSLPNLQADVAAIVRPDGRRLSCTTDGGRRDYGDVAIAQMALDPEGARAAGIEGPSYAGFLEFPSGTHAGFYLAVARPLRLPGGDLIGAMLVGIRLGDRAAADLRDTAVGRAEPPSQVALLSRGRIVGSTLEPAAQAGLAAALEGVRYAPIRAALLQGQPSGLLAFRIHGADYLGRITPLRGTDGLKHELATALLLPLDPFMAPFRRLQWIILGTGFGGLLVALALALHAARSVTAPLARLTEATAELALGGRPGLPPGPAGGEVGDEVGALTSAFRALLGELKAKDDLLAALAPLRAAPGHPGPGTEDLAVVDMEATVPMPGERPALTGEAVGSQRRLVLKEGDLFAGRYRLESVLGRGGMGLVLKARDQQLDEEVAIKILRPERGLDPAFLGQLKQEIRLARRITHRHVLRTHDFGEADGVPFVTMEYLKGVTLKQLLDDRGRLPLPLALRIGRQVAEGLEAAHAVGVVHRDIKPLNVLFDARGDAKLMDFGLAAPVAATGATREGLIFGTPRYMAPEQVRGERADPRTDLYALGVMLYELSAGRPPFEGGEVQDILRHQLETPAPDVRTAVPELPPVYADLLQRLMAKDIAARPASAAEVVELLKGIASGDRGRA
- the smpB gene encoding SsrA-binding protein SmpB, whose product is MSEDLVRNRKAFHDYHVLETWEAGIALQGTEVKSLRAGLGQLQDAYVDAVGGELWLKQAHISPYAFGTDANHEPLRPRKLLLHKAEITKMTAKVVRKGLTIIPLAIYLNDQGMIKVKVALAEGKAHSDKREALKQREQKREMDRIRKGARE
- a CDS encoding DedA family protein, which translates into the protein MLQKILAPIVAWMVAVMAAMGPLGVMLLMAIESACIPLPSEVIMPFAGYLAYKGQLTFFGLGAGNPVAQIWIAGIFGAIGCNLGSVPAYEVGAWGGRRAVEKYGRYIWLHTGHLDQAHRFFERFGPWAIFIGRLLPVVRTFIALPAGIARMDRTRFHLYTFAGSLPWCLGLAWVGYKLGEKWNTLGQYFHKLDAVIGVLIVAGVVWFFYDHFKHRAKG
- the fmt gene encoding methionyl-tRNA formyltransferase produces the protein MTRIAFLGTPRAAVPSLRALAEEGIEAVFCNPDRPSGRGRHVEAPPVKAAALDLGLPVHQPLSWRVPEVRELWEFLQIDLAIVVAYGHLLPRWMLDSCPRGVWNLHFSLLPHWRGAAPVNHALMAGDEETGVSLMRLTEGLDEGPVLAQSRRPIGQEDTAESLLAALSKDAADLLMDQLPLLLCGCGKPAEQRHELATYASKLRKDMSPLDWRRPAADLHRQVRALWPWPGSELQMEGQALKVCAVGALRTCYRDPGQLLWGKEGAWLTTPEGALELTQLQRPGKPVQPALQALQPWGASGNRILG
- the def gene encoding peptide deformylase — encoded protein: MAVLPVITWGDPRLKKNSEDVGEWTPELEQLSEDMFETTLFEEGVGLAAPQIGRNLNLAVIDCSCGEDPAQRIILINPEIILEEGVQVGPEGCLSIPGVREVLERPQKVTIRNRAKDGSWHELVGEDLMARAFCHEIDHLRGRLFVEYFGPVKRQVIQRKYQKQARS